The following are from one region of the Ignavibacteriota bacterium genome:
- a CDS encoding T9SS type A sorting domain-containing protein, translating to MVGSVTGCRVIRSTDNGATWTTGVVAVAGQDKNWMVADQTSGPNSGNIYTGMTPGNFARSTNLGASWTTTNTFSTQNLPGFMICIGPNGSTDGGNVFVVTNSGSAFASTYTFYLSTNGGLNFTLKSAQNFSNYVGTNIGGRNSVQNMRTRPYPFIVADQSTGTYRGRLYLVYASNNPSGNANKPDIFCRYSTDQGTTWSSAVTVNDDVPSTGNHQWHPSIWCDVGSGRLFVKWMDTRDTPTSDSAYIYASYSDDGGVTWAQNQRISNQKMRINCTSCPGGGTPRYQGDYDAIISSDNQSLMMWTDFRNNNFGSFVGYFPDFAMTVAPNSVIIPNSGGQEIVTVSVPGVKLYSSDAVFTATVSPTPPNGNITLDFPSGNTISSFPASIPLSIQTSGNVTLGSYTITIQGTGPGGAPPVHRRTITLDVIVPVELTSFAAASDKNDVILTWNTATELNNQGFEIQRKITGEFERVGFVEGRGTTTEAQNYLFRDKDLLSGNYTYRLKQTDFDGSFAYSDEVEIEISQPNVFYLGQNYPNPFNPSTNIKYSIPADGNVTLKIYDILGEEVSTLVNEFQQAGTFDVVFDGSNLSSGVYYYQLTSGELTSTKKMMLTK from the coding sequence ATGGTCGGAAGTGTTACCGGTTGCAGGGTAATCCGGTCAACAGATAACGGTGCTACCTGGACTACTGGGGTCGTTGCTGTTGCTGGTCAGGATAAAAACTGGATGGTTGCAGATCAAACATCAGGACCAAACTCAGGCAATATTTACACTGGAATGACCCCCGGCAATTTTGCACGATCTACAAATCTTGGTGCATCATGGACTACAACTAATACGTTTTCAACTCAAAATTTACCTGGCTTTATGATTTGTATTGGTCCAAATGGTTCAACTGATGGTGGAAATGTTTTTGTTGTAACAAACTCAGGCAGTGCATTTGCATCTACTTACACTTTTTATCTTTCAACAAATGGTGGTTTAAATTTCACATTAAAATCGGCACAGAATTTTTCCAATTATGTTGGAACTAATATTGGCGGAAGAAATTCTGTACAAAATATGCGAACCAGACCTTATCCATTCATCGTTGCTGATCAGAGTACTGGTACATACAGAGGGAGATTGTATCTTGTTTATGCTTCCAATAACCCGTCAGGTAATGCAAACAAACCTGATATATTTTGCAGATATTCAACTGATCAGGGAACCACCTGGTCATCTGCAGTAACTGTAAATGATGATGTTCCCAGTACAGGTAATCATCAATGGCATCCATCAATCTGGTGCGATGTTGGTTCCGGAAGATTATTTGTTAAGTGGATGGATACTCGCGATACTCCAACCAGCGACAGTGCGTATATTTATGCAAGTTATTCAGATGACGGTGGTGTAACATGGGCTCAAAACCAGCGGATATCCAATCAGAAGATGAGAATCAATTGCACATCATGCCCTGGTGGTGGAACTCCACGTTATCAGGGAGATTATGATGCGATTATTTCTTCGGATAATCAGTCACTTATGATGTGGACAGATTTCAGAAATAATAACTTTGGCAGCTTTGTAGGATACTTTCCTGATTTCGCAATGACTGTTGCACCAAATTCTGTGATCATTCCTAATTCAGGTGGTCAGGAAATAGTAACTGTAAGTGTACCCGGAGTTAAATTATATTCGAGTGATGCAGTATTTACTGCAACGGTCAGTCCAACTCCTCCAAATGGAAATATTACGCTTGATTTTCCGAGCGGCAATACAATCAGTTCATTTCCGGCCAGCATTCCTTTAAGCATTCAGACGAGCGGAAATGTAACACTGGGAAGTTATACAATCACAATTCAAGGCACGGGACCAGGTGGCGCACCGCCGGTTCATCGCAGAACAATTACTCTCGATGTAATCGTACCTGTTGAACTTACATCTTTCGCAGCAGCTTCAGATAAAAATGATGTTATCCTCACCTGGAATACCGCAACAGAATTGAACAATCAGGGATTTGAAATCCAAAGAAAGATTACTGGTGAATTCGAAAGAGTTGGATTCGTTGAAGGAAGAGGAACAACAACAGAAGCTCAAAATTATCTTTTCAGAGATAAGGATCTCCTTTCAGGAAATTATACTTACAGATTAAAGCAGACGGACTTTGATGGCTCATTTGCATATTCAGATGAAGTTGAAATCGAGATCTCACAACCGAATGTTTTCTATCTTGGTCAGAATTATCCGAATCCATTTAATCCATCAACAAATATCAAGTATTCAATTCCTGCTGACGGAAATGTAACATTGAAAATTTACGATATACTTGGGGAAGAAGTAAGTACGTTAGTAAATGAATTCCAGCAGGCAGGAACATTTGATGTAGTATTTGATGGATCGAATCTGTCAAGCGGAGTATATTACTATCAGCTAACAAGTGGCGAATTAACATCCACTAAGAAAATGATGCTTACAAAATAA
- a CDS encoding T9SS type A sorting domain-containing protein, giving the protein MLMAGGPAEAGGYNVAGRFGEMVLVDSFSERHPLALNELTQAFSLPFPTTQDTIYWEFGYKALESATDWDTIYSCGLSLVWDSIPDFRDRWNFGPKYPVKIISVTDVKDNISSPEDFVLYQNYPNPFNPTTTFGFRIPDFGFVNLKIYDALGKEVANVVDEEKSPGEYDVKFDASGLTSGIYFYKLEAGIYSSTKKMILLK; this is encoded by the coding sequence ATGCTAATGGCTGGTGGTCCGGCTGAAGCCGGTGGTTATAACGTAGCCGGAAGATTTGGTGAAATGGTTTTAGTGGATTCTTTTTCTGAACGACATCCATTGGCACTAAACGAATTAACGCAAGCATTCTCTCTTCCTTTTCCAACGACTCAGGATACGATATATTGGGAGTTCGGATACAAAGCACTTGAATCAGCTACTGATTGGGATACAATTTATTCCTGTGGATTAAGTCTTGTGTGGGATTCCATTCCTGATTTTAGAGACAGATGGAATTTTGGACCGAAGTATCCTGTTAAAATTATATCAGTGACAGATGTTAAAGATAATATTTCCAGTCCTGAAGATTTTGTATTGTATCAGAATTATCCGAATCCGTTTAACCCAACAACGACGTTTGGATTTCGGATTCCGGATTTTGGATTTGTTAATCTAAAAATTTATGATGCTTTGGGAAAAGAAGTTGCTAATGTAGTAGATGAGGAAAAATCGCCCGGGGAGTACGATGTGAAATTCGATGCGTCTGGTTTAACAAGCGGAATTTATTTTTATAAACTCGAAGCCGGTATTTATAGTTCGACTAAGAAGATGATTCTGTTAAAATGA